TCGGCTGTGTTGATATTGAAGATATCTATAGTACTGCCTTTCACAGCATTATCTTTGCGAACAAGCAGAAATCCTTCTTTGATGAGTGGATCATAAATTTTATGAGgaagatgataaaaataatggtCCGTTAGAGCTGATAAACCAGGAACTGTGAAGACGAGAGTGGCGGGTCCTATATTTTTGCCTCCCTCATTGATCTCTGCAGAATAATAATGTGCCACGGTTTCTGATCCAGCATTCTTTCTAGTTTCTCTGTAGCATATCAGGATTCGGCTCGTGCAGGTGTGCTGATGATGACAACGCTgttgttgttcttcttcttcatggcAGCTAGATAAGGATAAGCGGCGGAGGATTTGTTTTACAAGGGAAGTAGTACAAGCAGTAGCAGTAGCAGTAGCAGTAGCAGTGGTGGTCGTCTTCAACTTCAACTTCAATAACGCCCTTAGAGACATCACCCTCTGTTGTTTGTGTGGTGTCAGCGGCGCTAGACATATAGGGATTATCAATTTCGTTTTTCAGGTTTCAAATGTAAGAGCGGACCACTTCAGttagtttgaatttttgttacaaCAGTGACCATACTCGTTGTGGCTTTTATAGCTTTTTTCAATAGGCCTTTTCGGTTATCTAAGGTGGCTGACATTGGAATGGAATTTCTTCAAGGCTCTGCTTTATGTTTGAGCTGTTTTCTTATTGAGATCTTCGCTTTATGAATTAGTAGAAGATGGTTTAATTGTCAAAACGTACACTATATCATTAAATTAGCCTAAGTATATTTTCACTAACAACAGGGATATTTCCCCAAACATTACATTTACATCTAAATTCTTGGCtactttcataaaataatttgtacCCAATGCTTCCACTTTTACAGGGTCTAGAAGCGGTGATTGGTCGGTAGCCCTATCCCCATTTTTTTGGAGTCTTGGCTACTTCaatatgtaatattttactGTACAGGTTCAAACTCCTTGTTTATAACTTTATAGGTATCATCTTTTTCgaccaaaaaagcaaaaaacgtTTTTCTTTGGTTATGATGCTGACGAGAAAGTGCaatatattgtgtttttggACTCTTTTGATGCTTCTGGGTTGTATTTagagattttgtttttggttacgTGCCTGTATTTACCGGATCCAGAaagttaatttttaattcttcttgGCGTTTGCAGATACACTATGACAGACTTGGCAAGGATGGACTTTTAAGCCATAAGGTCACCGTACTGTTTGTTCCAGATTTGTCTGAATGTCTCCCTTCTTTGAATGCATGGAGAGACCAATGGGCAATGGCTTGCTCACAAGAAGGCTGTTGCAGAGAGAGAGCGCCAACTTTCTTTGAAAAAAGAGGTCTGTAATTATATTATCTGAAACTTTTTTTGATCAGTTTTACTCATGCTCAAGTTTGTTGCCAAAAGGCATCTAATTCACACACTGGCAGAGACAAACACAAAATATGTACATGTAGTCATGCGCATATGTATATCTGTTCTGAGATTGAGTGAAGATCAAATTCagttgttgaaaatattgttaCTCGTGCACTTTGAGTGTGATGGTTGTTGTCAATTCCAATTAACTCAATTCTGAAAGGAAATTTGAGCATGGAGCTGTATTTGTAGCAATCAACCTGGAAAGAACTTGATATCCTGGTTCTCATGATATGGGCATGTAACCGAAAAGTGGGTTGGTCAAAATATCTTTAGATTCCGGACACAACGTTGCTGAATTCACCCCATTAAAGTCTTAATACCAATTACATTGGGTTATCTATTATTTAACATTCTGGCCCTATTTAGAGCGACATTAGTGCTCAACGTTTGGCAATCATGTCTATTCTTGCCTAGGTCTTTTGAATTTGCTGCTTTCTTCTTACTAATATAATGCTTTATTCTTTTCAGAGGTCTagagagaagaaagatgggCTGAAAGGTAACTTGTTGTGCATGGTCTCATTTTATTTgatctctcttttcttcttatgtTTTTCATCAGTtatcaaattgattttttttttttttttggggggggggggttgtaaTTTAGATAAGGAAAAGGATTCCTCAAAAGATGTCAAAAGACTAGACAaatcaggaaaaaaagaaagagtccaCATCCTCTGGACAAGCAGAAGATTCTAtcaaaagggagaaaaatggAAATGGAATGAAAAGGGTGATTGGATGAGAAGGATAGTTGACAGAAGAACGTAAATTCAGAGATACCTGATCAACAGGATAAATTGGTTGCTCCCACTAAGACATTTGTAagaaaaaagatggaaaaaaaaggTTCCAGCAGGAAAAACTGCTCAGAATGACAGATCCAAGCAGTACTGCAGTTGTGGAAGGTACCAGCGTAAAAACAActgtgaagaaaaaaataattaagaggATGGCTAAAAAAATGGTCTCTGGTTTGGAATCCAGTGATGGGGTTCCTTGAACTAATAAAGATGCTGATGGGAATGAAATAAAGGCTGTTCAGGCAGTGCATGAAACCAAAAACACGGAGATGCAAGTAGCAGATGATTAGAGTGGTAAGGAGCAACTGTTGTCTTTCAGGTTGAAGATATGAGGTTGATCATCCACAACTTGGGGAAGTTCCTCTCGCACAGGGATGTGAAGGTGAAAAAACCTGTAATTCAATTACTGTTCCATATTTGATACTTTTTGGGTTTTGtccatattttctatttttaattccTTGCTTGATATTTTTGTGTTGATTGTCTGGTAGCTAATGTATCTCATGCATCAGGAACTTGTGCAAAGTGCATTGTTAGAGAGCAACACCGGTAGGGGATGACCGCATTCTTTACAATAAGCTAGTGCGAATGTCTGTTATTTGAGATTGGAAGGGTCTACATGTTTTCTTGAAAATGAATTTCAGTATGACATTGCCTTATTATGGCCCTTGAAAGGGGACAGATTCTTACAAGGTTTTGGTTTGGAATTGGATTGTTGTCCtctatttgatttcttttaatgcctgtcaaaaaataaaaatgaaacatTTGTTAGTactgctttttattttttagtccAAGTGAGAATTTCAATTTACAACTATAAAAAAACTAGGGACGtgttctaacttctaacttTTACCTCCAATGAAATGTGATTCTTAATCTCATGCCTTAATATAAGGAGGAAAAAGCTAtaatggatttgatgatttaTATCCTCAACTCAAGCCACACCCTTGCAAGTAGCAACAAGTTGCTTCGGCCCTTAGGAAAACGTCTTCTCCTATCAACAAGTTTATAGATTTCTTTGCTAATAAACTTTGGCCTTGAAATTAGCTAGGGTAACAAAAAGGAGCAAATATAATGATATAACTACCATGCATAGTCTACATTGTTAGCTTTTCCTGATTGTGAGAATAAAtccttttctaaaaaaaattcgcgtctttcataaatatttttatttgaatattttgaaCATATAATTTTACATCTCTACTCAgattgaaaaattatgacatagTACTAATTCATTCAATGTCAATTTTGCCTCATGGATCTATAGGTGTACAATTGTTGaacaataaatatttaaaaaattatgtttataaaatgcataatttttccactacttttgttcttaaattaaatgcgttactaatcattttattttaaaatgattgcATTATAAATCAATTAGTGTGTTCACCAATGAGTTTATTGTTCTTatcttttatgaaaaaataaacaaacatttataatctaatttaGCCACGAATCCGAAGGCCTCCTATTCCTTTGGGACCTGAGGAATCCAAAGCCAAAGCATTAGAGGAGGGAGTCCTCTTTGCTTGGAATGTGGGCTAAGAGAGGTAGTCTTCAAAAGTGACTCAAAGATAATCATTGAGTCTTTACGGGAAGAAAGTGAAACACCTACTACAATTTGTAATATCATTGAGGGGATTCGGCAGAAGCTATAAGAGTTCAGAAGCGTGCAAGTGAATCACGTCAAGCGGAAAGACAATCGTAACTTGACACAACATGCTAATGATGTTTTTGACTATATAACTTAGATAGAGGAAAATCGTAATATGATTGAGTTTTCTTTTACTCAAGatgtactattttttattttcttctttaaaaaagttacaacttttttattaaaaaaaaatattcagcCACGAATCAAAAGTGGCCAGCACAAAAAatctttatataataataaataatatatttttaaaattaaaaaaaaaaaaaaaaacttttaaaacttGTCTACATAAAACACTTATCcaattataaattaaagaaaaaaccctACTAACCACGGGTTAAAAGCCCTAGGAATTGCTGCGAGGCggtgaaaaataaaagagtgcaaaggaagaaaagaagtcCACTGCCTCCAAGAAAAGTCTAGAATCGGGCTCTACTACTCAGAACTCAATCTATTGGGCCGCTCATCCTTGCTTGGGTTTGCTTGTAATAATGGACttagttttatattttcaatagttAGCCCAACAATACTTGTTTTGGTCCTTGTACATGCAAGTAGAACCAAGATGATGAACACCAAGCACCTCTAGCTGGGTTTTCCAATTGGGCCGAATTATTACAAGACAATTCTTTGATATGGGAACTGTCTATATGTGCCTACCGATTCTATGACATGTTCCTATGTGCATGCAGTCGCAAGTTAAGTCTAGTATCATTATGAAACATCAGCAAGTTGTTAAGACTTAAGAATAATACTAGGTGAAATTATAATattagtccctcaagtttaCTCTGTTGGGATAATTGGTCTCTTAAGTTTGAAGTTAGCACACTTcgtttttttaagttttaaaactaagttgtattagtctttttttttttttttactgtcatTACTAGTGTTACATATGTGGCTAACAAAAGTACGAATCAATAACTTGGCAATTATTTTAATGATGTGAcaatttttaagtaaaaaattaataaaatcaagggataattacacattacCCACTTGTGGTTTACCTCGAATTCTAagtgcctacccgtggtttgaactttgacactttacccacctgtgattaTCTCCGTCTATGTGCCGTGTGCCCACCTCTCCCTCACCGTTACTCTAACATAGGAAATAGATCAAAGTCACTCCCATCCAGATCAAAACACTCACTTTTCCAAAAACCACTCAGTCACTCTCATCCGACTTGCTCACCAAAAATCACTCAGTGTCACTCCCAAAAAATCACTCAaaatcactcactcactcactcactcactcactcactcccaTCATTCATGCAAACCGAACCGAGATAAACAGCTTCTCCGTTCAGCTGTGCCAGGAAGACTCGCTCATGGGTATCGCGCTTCGCTTCAATTGACTGGGAGTTGAAAGCTTGAGGTCGTGCATGCAAACCGATTTGAGGAAGATTAAGATTATTGCTGTTCTGTTCAGCCGTTGCAGGTAGATTAGGATTTTGCATTTTAATCTTTGAAATCTAGGGTTCTGAATTGGATCTTAAAATGCCGGTGGATTTTAAAATGCCGGTGCCGGTGGTGGGTTTTAAAATACCGGTGCCGGTGGTGGGTTTTAAAAACCCATTTTTGCCGGTGGTGGGTTTTAAAATGCCCGGTGATAATTGTATTTCTTCCTTCCTCACTTAATATGCACGGTCACTTTGTTAAAATTCCTGTGGGTTTTAAAATTGGGTAGTCTTTCTTCCAAATTCTTTCTTCCAAATTCGATTCTTGCTTAACCATGGAACTGGTTTATATCTGCATTTTCTTATTACTGGCTTAACAATtatgaatattatgaatataggTCTGTGGCCCATCAACGTTTTTAACAATGTGGTTGTAGCATGAGTAGTTGTTACTAAATTTAGATGAGTTGATTCTTGCCACTCGTAACAGATTTGTTGGTCTATAAGCTTGTAACAAATTTTTGCTATGTCGTCATCAACTGGCAATGGCTCTACAACTAGTGGTTTCTACCGTGCCGGAGATGGTCATTTATGTACCCTTGAGAATTGTGCCCTAAGAACAAGTCGAAAAGCTGGTAACTATGGAAGAAGATTCGTTGGTTGTAGTCAATTTAATGTAAGTAACAATTACATTGTTGTATTTGAATTGAGTTGAATTGAATTATTAGTTGTGATTAATTGTGAACTGTGAAATTAATTGTTATAATTGTAATGCTCAGGTTGGTCCCAAATGTGGCTTCTTTCAGTGGGTGGATAACGAAACTTGTAAGAGTGACCGTGAAAGGATAAGTATGCTTGAGAATGAATTGCAGCTTGCCAATCAGAGAGAAATGACAACTAAGGAAATGGAAGAAAGATGTAATCGGAGGGAACGAGAAACTTATGAGCTTTATGTAGAAATTAGAGAGAAACTTaagagagttagagagagtgagagattgtaCAAGATGGCATTAGTTTTGTcatggttatttttcatttttgtaatgttgttgttgtgttttgccTCAGTGAACAATAATGTAAGAGCGAGGAACCTTAATCTGCCATGATGCTTGGTGGGATGTTGAAATGTTATTGGGTAATTGAAAtggaaaatgttgtttttgtgCAAATATtgtttagtataatttttttattcctttttacTTCATCCTGTGATTGATATATATTGGCATAATCTGCCATGATGCTTGGTGGGATGTTGAAATGTTATTGGGTAATTGAAATGGAAAGTGTTGTTTTTGTGCAAATATtgtttagtataatttttttattcctttttgcTTCATCCTGTGATTGATATATATTGGCATAATCTGCCATGATGCTTGGTGAGATGTTGAAATGTTATTGGGTAATTGAAATGGAAAGTGTTGTTTTTGTGCAAATATtgtttagtataatttttttattcctttttacTTCATCCTGTGATTGATATATATTGGCACATTGTGTTATGTGGAAATGTTAATAACATAATAACTTGAATGGAACATGTTGGTTCAATATATACACCTGTGTTAATGCACAGCTGCCTATAAATGGAACATGTTTTACACATATACATGATTTGTTGCACACCTACCTATAAATGGAACCTGTTATTGTGATGATGAAGTAGCAAATGATGGCTTGTTTGTTAACAGGGTATGCCCTGTTATAGCTAGTCCTGTTTAGTGTTGGTTCTTGTTGTAATGCATcttttttctaccaaaaaaaaaaaaaaaaaaacatgttttacaCAGACACAGGATTTGTTGTGTGAATACATACACCTGTGTAAATCCACCAAAAGAACAagacaagaaaaacaaagtCCACCAAAAGCACAAGACAAGCACAACACAAGAAAATACTTTATCCTATTTCAATGCACGTTAACATTAATAAAAGTAAAGAGTCATTGAGCACATCCTGTGActtcacaaaataaaagaagagcaACCTATTCAGTgactttacaaaataaaagtggAGACATTAACAAAGTTTTATGCCACATGCATACAAAATTGCCAACATTGTTTTTGGCACATCCTGTGACTTTACACATCTTCTAATTAAAACCCACCAACTAGTCCACTAGTGCTCAGACATACACATTTCCAATCGAAATTGCCAATATTGTTTTTGACACTTGACATATACATTAAACAAGTGAACTATAacaaaaaaagttgttgaaactTTAACATCTTCCAAGTTGTCATTTAATACTTTAGGTGCCCTTGCCAGCTGCATTCTTGCCCTTTCCACCAACTGGTTGAAACTTTCTGCCTTTAAACCCCCTAGCAGATGCACTTGGCTGCATAACCAAAATCCAATAGTTAGCAAGATGATCCAACAATAGCAagtaagaggaaaaaaataaacaaaataaaacaagctAGAGGTGCCTGAGATGGTAAAGAATCCCATGTCTCTCTAGGGGTATGGAAGCTTGGTTGTGAGGATGAAGAGAACCAGTTAGCCTTAGATCTAGTTGCAGGTTGAGTTGCAGCCTCAGATCTATTGTTTGGTGCAGGTTGAGATGCAGTTTGACCAAAAGTACTGTATGAACTCTGAGATCTAGTACTTGGTGGCTGAGATGCAGTTTGAGGTGTTGCAGTCTGCTTTGTTTTTGTAGATTTACTGCCTTGTGCCTACAAAGAGGGTAGTACAAGTTACATACACACGAAATACTTGAGGAAATGAATATAGTTCAAAGCATGGAAATACTTACAGCTGCTGATTTAGCAAGTCTATCTCTTCTCTGCCATGGAGTTTCACCAGTGATGCCTGCCTTGCACCCTCTTGCATTATGTCCTTCTTTCTTGCACTTCCCACACTTGATTGTCTTGTTCATCCTAGAAACTCTATAAGGGTTCCTTGGCTCTTCAggatctctttttctttgctttggtGGTCTGCCAGGTGGTTTATACACATGAGGAGCAACAGGAGCAGGTTGGTTAGTCTTAACCCACTCAGACTGGCCAGGCATTGGCTGTATTATCTCTTTGTATGTTTCAGCAAATGTCTCTTTTAAGTAACAAGGATGCACATAGTCCTCCACTTTCTCCAGGTTCTTAACAATAGCAGAGATCCCATGTTTGCAGGGAAGTCCTGTCAAATCCCAAATCCTACAGCTGCATGCTTTCTTAGCCAAGTCAACCACATGTCTCTCACGACCATTATCAACCTCATACATGAAGCTGCCTGCTGGAGTAGCACTGAAAGGTATAGATTCATGTTTTAACCTCTCTAATTTGTCTTGAATATTAGGACAAACTTTTCCAGTGTATTTTGCTATACCTCTCatctttttgtattgtttggtcATGAGTCTAACTCTAATCCACTCCAACATTGCTAAAATTGGCTTATCCCTAGCTTCTAAAATCATGGCATTAAAAGACTCACTCGAATTATTAGCTAAACAATCACACAAAGCTCTACTACTAAAGTGAGACTTAGACCATTGTGCAGGGTTGATGTCAGCAAGATACTCCCATGCCTTGACGTCCAAATCCTTCATTTCCTGCATTCTTCTCTCAAACTCCCTGACTGTTGTGGCTCCAGCACATCTCCACAGTGCATCCTTCAACTCCAAGCCCTTATGATCCACTTTGAAATTATTATAGATATGCTTCACACAATATCTATGCTCACAAGTTGGGAACAGCATCTCAATTGCAGGTATAAGGCCCTTATACAAGTTACAAAACAGAACAAGTAAATATGTTAGTACAATTGTTACAAAACAGCATCTTTGTTACAAAACAGCATCTCAGAAATTATTGAACTTTAAAAATGTCTACTAAATATGTTAGTACAATTGTAAGTCATACCTTTTGTCTATCACTGATGAAGACCAGATTAAGTTGTTCTGGATCCCCAATGTCATCTGAAAACTGCTGCAGAAACCATACCCAtgaatctttgttttcttgctcaACAACAGCAAATGCAACTGGGAAAATGTTGTCATTTGCATCTCTAGCTACGGCAGAAAGTATTTTCCCCCCAAATCTGCCTTTCAAGTGGCACCCATCTAAACCAATAATTGGTCTACAACCTCCCAAAAACCCTACTTTTTGTGCATTATACCTAATATACATTCTCTTAAATTTCGGCTGTGCATTTTCATCTTCCATTTCAGTTTGCAAAATAACCCTACTTCCTTTATCAGTCAATCTTATCATCTCTGCATAATCCCTAAGTTTCCCATATTGCAGCTGTTCATCCCCAGTAACCAAGTCAGTAGCTTTCCTTTTTGCCCTATACACTTGACTGTAACTTATGTCAACTTCAAGTGCTTGCTTCACATGATGTTGAACACCAGCCACTTTCCAATTGGGGTTTTTGTCAAACTCCTGCATAAATTTCTTTGCAACATAAGTTGAAGTCACTTGGCTGTGTTTGAAGGATCTAGGGCAAGTGCACTCCGgattgaatgtttttatttggaATGTCAACTCTTCAGGTAGTTGAGATGCATAACACCTCCATCCACATTCATTAATACAATAAACtgatatcttcttcttcttattcagCTTGAACTTGATATTTACTGGCTTCTTTATCGCATATTCCCTCAATGCCTCCCTAAATGCTTTAGAGTTTGGAAACTTCATTCCTTTCTTTAACTCTGGCTTTCTCATGTCAGTTTGGACATTAAACTCAGGTTCTTTTGCAGCTGGTGCTGGCTGATCATCATCAGACCCTACTAGACTTTCCTGGTCATCTTCAAGAGGTGGGTCAATCCATTCACCCTCTTCAAGAGGTGGGTCAGCTGCAGTATTCCTATGTGGGGCTGCATCCTCATGGGTAGATGGCCCATCATCTCCTTCAGAGGGCCTATGTGGGGCTGCACGTGTAGATGGCCCATCATCTACATTTCCAAaaacatcatcatcaaaatctgGCCTCTCAAACCCTTCCTCTAACCAATCAAAATCACCTCCTTCAGCATCCACATTACCTCCCTCATGCACCTCATGCACATCATCATCACTCTCACCCACCTCatgcacatcatcatcatcatcatcatttgctACTTCCTCATTACCAAATGGTTGTTCAACAGCAAGTGGCTCCTCACCACCCTCAACATATAGTGTTATCTTATCTGTAGGCCATGCAGCATGGATCTCACACATATAAACAACATTATCATCTTCATTTATAAGCCTTAACCCTTGCTCCAAATTACCTCCAGGAATAAGATAATGATATCTACTTGTACTAAGTGCCCCCACATCACAACAAATATCTTgtatttcaaaataactaagtcTATCTGGGTCAACATTATCAACAAAAGAAGTACTACCTCCTAAATATACCAAATCTGGGTTCCACACAAACTGCCCACCATGATGAATCTCAAAATTGAATACTAAGTCAGCCATCTGCGTGTAAAACACAACAGAATAAATGAAGATgataaaacttataaatgaaAGATGATCAAAGCCTTAAAGCATACATATAAAAATGAGGCATCTAGTTCTATTGTTAATAAAGACTCAATACTTATATGGATAAGAGTAGTAATAAGAGCAGCACCATTAGTTAACTGGTCGATTATTATCACAAACTTATTTCAAAACAGAATTGAGCAAACAAGAGAACTCAGAATGCAGTTGGACTTATTTTAAAATGCATATATAACCATTCAGCTTATATCATAATTGACTgaataattatttcaataaaatcatgagcattattcaactTTTAAAGGGAATGGAGGGTTTTTAGTTCACTGGTCCATTAGACACTAACTATAACATGCTGTCCACAACAGACTCAACCAGTAACATTCTAATTAATCTGAAAATCAGAACCAATGATCAATTTGGTAACAGAAGCAGTAAATCAAACTGATTTCAAATTGACAGAAGCAGTAACCAATGATCAAACTGATTTCAATTTGGTAACATTccacaaaaacaattaaacaatacAAATCACGGCAGAGAGAAAGCCTACAACAGAACAATCATGAGCATGATCGGGTGAGGGAGAGGCGGGTAATACTAAACAGAACAATCATCAAAGCctacaacataaaaaaatgaggagcaattgtaaaaacaaaattgggttTCAGCTGGAAATTTCTCCGACtctgtaaaaaaattaaaaaatgggtttttaaAACCCACCACCGGCACCGGTATTTTAAAACCCACCACCGGCATTTTAAAATCCACCGACATTTTAAGACCCAATTTAGAACCCTAGATTTCAAAGATTAAAACGCAAAATCCTAATCTACCTGCAACGGCTGAACAGAACAGAGGCAATAATCTTGATCCTCCTCAAATCGGTTTGCATGCACGACCTCAAGCTTTCAAATCCTAGTCAAGTGAAGCGAAGCGCGATACCCAGGAGTGAGTCTTCCTGCCACAGCTGAACGGAGAAGCCGTCTTCGTCGGTTCGGTTTGCACGAACGAtgggagtgagtgagtgagtgagtgatttTGAGTGATTCTTGGGAGTGACACTCAGTGATTTTTGGTGAGCAAGAGTGACCGAATGGGAATGGGAGTGACTTTTCAACTATTTCTTACGTTAACGGTGAAGGGGGAGTAAGTGAGTGATTTTGAGTGATTTTGAGTGATTTTTGAGAGTGACACTAAGTGATTTCTAGTGAGTAAGCGTGATGAGAGTGACTGAGTGGTTTTTGGAAAAGTGAGTGTTTTGATCTAGATGGGAGTGACCTTTGATCTATTTCCTATGTTAGAGTAACGGTGAGGGAGAGGTGGGCACACGGCACATAGACGGAGAtaatcacaggtgggtaaagtgtcaaagttcaaaccacgggtaggcactTAGAATTTGAggtaaaccacaggtgggtaatgtgtaattatccctaaaatcaatttacacattaaaaaaaaaaaaattgacccgTTCTAATTCAAGTCTTAATCCTAACCCAATACCAAATTAAAACTCATCTGCAATCTAATTCACAAAcccacaagagagagagagatcgaacaGTTCCAAGCCGGCCATTATCTTTCAGAGCAAAGACAAAGAGCTCGATATCGAtcatggaggagatgaagaagaagaagaagaagatgaggatgaCTACAGTATTCGCAACCAAGGTCGGCCCAAGGCCTAGGCAACTTAGgactaggcctaaggccccaaaaccaaaaaagaaattacctACTAAAAAAGGCCCCATCCCCCTCCATAaaggcccaaaattttataaaaatataacatttttaaataattagtaCTTTTTTTAAGAGTGATGTTAAAGAtaccacaaattttactataggTTTAAGTTTAAGTTTAGCTGACATGTCACCAATCACATAAAACAGTAATTCAAACACACATAAATTAAGTTGttgaaatttatcaattaaaGTCATTATCACGTtatattgtgaacattttgtagtatctttagtatttttctttttcgtttctAACAAGGCTTCCAAAATAGGAGACCAATAGAAATTTAAACCAATTGAAGCCCTAAAATGCATCCAAAAGAAATGCTGCAAATGTGATAGATCATCAATAATTAATCTCCTCTAATAGTTTGAGAtcttaatttttgtaaactaatcaCCTATAAAgccacacaccaaataatatttatttatctatttctcttaaaaataatatataaaattaaaatttagattacaaCTATACTTAACTATGCATAGTCATATATCCAAGTTAAaataagtttcttttttaaataaataatattttttttagttctttttgtttaaatttatggttcaactatgatattcaatcatcattataaaattaatcttaCTTTAATTAGTATTATTCATCCATTTCtatatttacatcaaattaaccttaatttaattaatattatataaatttatttaattaatgtttacatataaaatatcCATATAAAATTTTCGCATTCGGCCCAAATTTTGTTGGGCCGGCAGTGTTCGCAATAACTGGATGAAACA
This genomic stretch from Quercus lobata isolate SW786 chromosome 3, ValleyOak3.0 Primary Assembly, whole genome shotgun sequence harbors:
- the LOC115981327 gene encoding uncharacterized protein LOC115981327, which codes for MADLVFNFEIHHGGQFVWNPDLVYLGGSTSFVDNVDPDRLSYFEIQDICCDVGALSTSRYHYLIPGGNLEQGLRLINEDDNVVYMCEIHAAWPTDKITLYVEGGEEPLAVEQPFGNEEVANDDDDDDVHEVGESDDDVHEVHEGGNVDAEGGDFDWLEEGFERPDFDDDVFGNVDDGPSTRAAPHRPSEGDDGPSTHEDAAPHRNTAADPPLEEGEWIDPPLEDDQESLVGSDDDQPAPAAKEPEFNVQTDMRKPELKKGMKFPNSKAFREALREYAIKKPVNIKFKLNKKKKISVYCINECGWRCYASQLPEELTFQIKTFNPECTCPRSFKHSQVTSTYVAKKFMQEFDKNPNWKVAGVQHHVKQALEVDISYSQVYRAKRKATDLVTGDEQLQYGKLRDYAEMIRLTDKGSRVILQTEMEDENAQPKFKRMYIRKQRFMGMVSAAVFR
- the LOC115981326 gene encoding uncharacterized protein LOC115981326, yielding MRGIAKYTGKVCPNIQDKLERLKHESIPFSATPAGSFMYEVDNGRERHVVDLAKKACSCRIWDLTGLPCKHGISAIVKNLEKVEDYVHPCYLKETFAETYKEIIQPMPGQSEWVKTNQPAPVAPHVYKPPGRPPKQRKRDPEEPRNPYRVSRMNKTIKCGKCKKEGHNARGCKAGITGETPWQRRDRLAKSAAAQGSKSTKTKQTATPQTASQPPSTRSQSSYSTFGQTASQPAPNNRSEAATQPATRSKANWFSSSSQPSFHTPRETWDSLPSQPSASARGFKGRKFQPVGGKGKNAAGKGT